In Helicobacter bilis, a genomic segment contains:
- a CDS encoding SLC13 family permease: MQNTSTRDREKLDSNIYHTKPLGEVSHMESKEDISPTAQYDKKLDSKTLESTNNTETSSQQSNQTHNTDSINPQQITEDTNNANTTQKEEKQQEKILGVLLGVGLALIIGAIVFCFAYFYLHATLKVSTLIGIMGLLVTLWTNKALPMGVVSLLPIILFPSFGILDTKSATANYANPIIYLFLGGFMIATATEKIGLHRVIAKWFLARFPKNTKGVISALGVASVALGTALSNSTVALLLLPVAMSITDNKILRTRFLLAVAFGASISGITTPIGSPPNLIYLGFLESQGLSGISFTTWIFMMAPLTFLMLFMMIKILSYGVSEEPLNLSLFDSIHVNGTHKRLLVFIAALLVILLLNSPIRPFYNGLGFNENVILLAFGLMMFIPKIGFLDWDDTKSIPYEIIFLFGAGFCIATAFSQAELGGAFTSFFARFDGLPFIAFIFFACVFSIIATGFLSTTALIAILLPIIEVATQPFLSDTSRVLLMLVVTICASFSFMIPISTPPNAIVFAQGGIKAWDMIRFGFLLSLVGIVCVTLFSVWYWWSFLEVKPLG; this comes from the coding sequence ATGCAAAATACAAGCACAAGGGATAGAGAGAAGCTAGATTCTAATATTTATCATACTAAGCCTTTAGGCGAAGTATCTCATATGGAATCTAAAGAAGATATTTCGCCTACGGCTCAATATGACAAAAAGCTAGATTCTAAAACTTTAGAATCTACAAATAACACAGAAACTTCATCACAACAAAGCAACCAAACACATAACACAGATTCTATAAATCCACAACAAATAACAGAAGACACAAATAATGCAAACACAACACAAAAAGAAGAAAAACAACAAGAAAAGATTCTAGGCGTCCTGCTTGGCGTTGGTTTAGCTCTTATTATAGGTGCGATTGTGTTTTGCTTTGCATATTTCTATTTACATGCAACCTTGAAAGTTTCAACGCTTATAGGCATTATGGGCTTACTTGTAACACTTTGGACGAATAAGGCATTGCCTATGGGCGTTGTATCCTTGCTTCCTATCATTTTATTCCCAAGCTTTGGCATACTTGATACAAAAAGTGCCACTGCAAACTATGCTAATCCTATCATTTATCTCTTCTTAGGTGGCTTTATGATAGCAACCGCGACAGAGAAGATAGGACTCCACAGAGTGATAGCAAAATGGTTTTTAGCAAGATTCCCAAAGAATACAAAGGGCGTTATATCCGCCTTAGGTGTGGCTTCTGTGGCACTTGGGACAGCGTTATCAAACTCCACTGTTGCCCTATTATTACTCCCTGTTGCTATGTCAATTACAGATAATAAGATTTTACGCACAAGGTTTTTACTCGCAGTAGCTTTTGGGGCAAGTATTAGCGGCATTACGACGCCCATTGGCAGTCCGCCCAATCTCATTTATCTTGGCTTTTTAGAATCTCAAGGTTTAAGCGGCATTAGCTTTACAACTTGGATTTTTATGATGGCGCCCCTTACATTTTTAATGCTATTTATGATGATAAAGATTCTATCCTATGGTGTGAGTGAAGAGCCCCTTAATCTTAGCCTATTTGATTCTATCCATGTGAATGGTACGCATAAAAGACTTTTAGTTTTCATTGCTGCTTTACTTGTGATATTGCTTTTAAACTCGCCGATACGACCATTTTATAATGGGCTTGGCTTTAATGAAAATGTCATTTTACTTGCTTTTGGCTTAATGATGTTTATCCCTAAAATTGGCTTTTTAGATTGGGACGATACAAAGTCTATACCTTATGAGATTATCTTTTTATTTGGTGCTGGATTCTGCATTGCCACTGCGTTTTCACAAGCAGAGCTTGGCGGGGCATTTACCTCATTTTTTGCGCGTTTTGATGGTCTGCCTTTCATTGCTTTTATCTTTTTTGCTTGTGTGTTTTCTATTATAGCGACTGGATTTTTATCAACTACGGCTTTAATCGCCATACTTTTGCCTATTATAGAAGTCGCCACACAGCCATTTTTAAGTGATACTTCTCGTGTGTTGCTTATGCTTGTGGTAACTATTTGTGCGAGTTTTTCATTTATGATTCCTATTAGCACACCGCCTAATGCGATAGTTTTCGCACAAGGGGGAATTAAGGCATGGGATATGATACGCTTTGGCTTTTTATTAAGCCTTGTTGGCATTGTGTGTGTTACGCTATTTTCTGTGTGGTATTGGTGGAGCTTCCTTGAAGTAAAACCGCTTGGCTAA
- a CDS encoding DUF502 domain-containing protein — MNAIFRILGKGIMVILPFAVVVWLLFFLFGILEGIWILILDMVHFIVKKIANENLDTTLPSIVVSIGLLLVMFAIILYIGYKFEKRQNAIFVKLGEWVLSKIPVMGSVYYTIKDLVSMIGGSSKDKYLGVAYVTIGEGEILGFITKEEGEYFWVFCPLTPPTSGLLLRIHKDKLKKSSMSVSDGLKKVVSFGMK; from the coding sequence ATGAACGCAATATTTAGAATCTTGGGTAAAGGCATAATGGTGATTTTGCCATTTGCAGTTGTAGTGTGGCTACTTTTCTTCTTATTTGGAATTTTGGAGGGTATATGGATTCTCATACTTGATATGGTGCATTTTATTGTGAAAAAGATAGCAAATGAGAATCTTGATACAACACTTCCTAGCATTGTTGTAAGCATTGGCTTACTCTTAGTCATGTTTGCGATTATCCTTTATATTGGATATAAATTTGAGAAGCGTCAAAATGCCATTTTTGTGAAGCTTGGGGAGTGGGTGCTATCTAAGATTCCTGTTATGGGAAGTGTGTATTATACGATTAAAGATCTAGTCAGCATGATAGGTGGCAGCTCAAAGGATAAATATTTGGGGGTTGCTTATGTAACGATTGGTGAAGGGGAGATTCTAGGATTTATCACAAAAGAAGAGGGGGAGTATTTTTGGGTATTTTGTCCGCTTACACCACCTACTTCTGGGCTTTTATTAAGGATTCATAAAGATAAGCTGAAAAAGTCGTCAATGAGTGTGAGTGATGGTTTGAAAAAGGTCGTATCTTTTGGTATGAAATAG
- a CDS encoding RNB domain-containing ribonuclease has translation MRKLSIKNGTKEYAKKLALFHALSKTPIKTSKTIQSFLNECKNKLISTKGEYYFLPKDVKFMVVTKLEKIPHTDTSYKLMLTEAFFSISYKRLQAQKDSIRTNPYIYYVALTSKKPLQIHDLLLIRIKKDSKKYQEIPKHDYKKVMQLELHYKHGLNIIINKNLYYANNQHTSHIKQDSKKHKTTESNAVTRHICMITERKKRIVAQALNTRMILPVKATQKALKALPKFTLIAVNENHEITEVLGNLTQGSLDREIALYINDYTPKDFSQKALNEAENMAKSFMNTESIPLPKNHIKKQLDNTCRYDLTHLPFCTIDPVNAKDHDDAIYYDSKHSILYVAIADVSSYVSLDSTLDKEARDRAFSLYFPNKVFPMLPPQLSSHACSLKQDEKRLALVWALKLHKRNVKVLHSQIFKAVICSHASLNYKQVSHFLESRLDSKSCKNIESKPINNQAIEESLLAFSKLAVLLYKKRMQNGIDLALRDFSLQVDDDEKLDSITIDSKDISHTIVEEAMLLANQASAMYLHSIKHGIYRNHAEPNKRDFYKLLNVLSNMNIGNKSIESKRNKKHNSMLTTLQSLQKEAIKKHKRHIVDFCIVRHFAKANYMSNSIGHFGLGFPFYTHFTSPIRRYSDLLVHRLITAHLQNNTKILQYIMRETKTILAHINKREVQFDSIESYYKRLKMLRYAQDLVPFNDEALVFMVRKSVAYGFPLHKVGYCSVEIDCKDCVINTHEVIQIQIIGVDFNTLSLKAEPIIQKNNT, from the coding sequence GTGCGTAAATTGTCAATAAAAAATGGCACAAAAGAATATGCAAAGAAACTCGCACTTTTTCATGCTTTAAGCAAAACGCCTATTAAGACAAGCAAAACTATACAATCATTTTTAAATGAATGTAAAAATAAACTTATATCTACAAAAGGTGAATATTATTTTCTACCAAAAGATGTAAAATTTATGGTAGTTACAAAACTAGAGAAAATCCCACATACAGACACTTCCTATAAACTCATGCTAACAGAAGCCTTTTTTAGCATATCTTATAAGAGACTTCAAGCCCAAAAAGATTCTATACGAACAAATCCTTATATCTATTATGTTGCACTCACTTCAAAAAAGCCATTGCAAATACATGATTTACTACTTATTAGAATAAAAAAAGATTCTAAAAAATATCAAGAGATTCCAAAGCATGACTATAAAAAAGTCATGCAGTTAGAATTACACTATAAACATGGGCTAAACATAATAATAAATAAGAATCTATATTATGCAAATAATCAACACACAAGCCACATAAAACAAGATTCTAAAAAACATAAAACAACAGAATCTAATGCAGTAACAAGACATATTTGCATGATTACAGAACGCAAAAAAAGAATAGTAGCACAAGCCCTGAATACCCGCATGATACTACCTGTAAAAGCCACACAAAAAGCCCTAAAAGCCCTGCCAAAATTTACACTCATAGCAGTTAATGAAAATCATGAGATAACAGAAGTTTTAGGGAATCTCACACAAGGCAGTTTAGATAGAGAAATAGCCCTCTATATCAACGACTACACACCAAAAGACTTTAGCCAAAAAGCCTTGAATGAAGCAGAAAATATGGCAAAAAGCTTTATGAATACAGAATCTATACCATTGCCTAAAAATCATATAAAAAAGCAACTAGATAATACATGTCGCTATGATTTGACACATTTGCCTTTCTGCACGATTGACCCTGTGAATGCAAAAGATCATGATGACGCGATTTATTATGATTCTAAACATAGCATTTTATATGTAGCAATCGCTGATGTAAGCAGCTATGTCTCTCTAGATAGCACTTTAGATAAAGAAGCAAGGGATAGGGCTTTTAGTCTGTATTTTCCAAATAAAGTCTTTCCCATGTTGCCACCACAGCTAAGCTCTCATGCTTGTTCCTTAAAGCAAGATGAAAAGAGACTAGCATTAGTTTGGGCTTTAAAACTGCATAAAAGAAATGTAAAAGTCCTGCATTCTCAAATCTTTAAAGCAGTGATTTGCTCGCATGCTTCACTCAATTATAAGCAAGTCAGCCATTTTTTAGAATCTAGACTAGATTCTAAATCTTGCAAAAATATAGAATCTAAACCCATAAATAATCAAGCCATTGAAGAGTCTTTACTTGCTTTTTCAAAACTTGCAGTTTTATTATACAAAAAGCGTATGCAAAATGGGATCGATTTAGCGTTAAGGGATTTTTCCTTACAAGTAGATGATGATGAAAAACTAGATTCTATAACAATAGATTCTAAAGATATTTCTCACACTATTGTAGAAGAAGCAATGCTACTTGCAAATCAAGCAAGTGCAATGTATCTACACAGCATAAAACATGGAATCTATCGTAATCATGCAGAGCCAAATAAAAGGGATTTCTACAAACTTTTAAATGTTTTATCAAATATGAATATAGGCAATAAAAGCATAGAATCTAAACGCAATAAAAAACACAATAGTATGCTAACTACCCTACAATCTTTACAAAAAGAGGCGATAAAAAAGCATAAAAGGCATATTGTAGATTTTTGCATTGTAAGGCATTTTGCTAAAGCAAATTATATGAGTAATAGTATCGGGCATTTTGGATTAGGATTCCCATTTTATACGCATTTCACTTCGCCTATTCGCCGTTATAGCGATCTTTTAGTCCATCGCTTAATCACAGCACATTTACAAAATAACACAAAAATATTACAATACATTATGCGTGAAACAAAGACTATATTAGCCCATATCAACAAGAGAGAAGTGCAATTTGATTCTATAGAATCATATTATAAACGCTTAAAAATGCTTCGCTACGCACAAGACTTAGTGCCTTTTAATGATGAAGCCTTAGTCTTTATGGTGAGAAAGAGTGTCGCCTATGGTTTTCCTTTGCATAAAGTTGGCTATTGTAGTGTTGAGATTGATTGTAAGGATTGCGTTATAAACACACATGAAGTTATACAGATTCAAATAATTGGTGTCGATTTTAATACTTTAAGCCTCAAAGCAGAGCCTATAATACAAAAAAATAATACATAA